The following are encoded together in the Mumia sp. Pv4-285 genome:
- a CDS encoding YybH family protein: MSTPSPLRSAPPAAPRTPDELSTQLVDRLTARDVDGVVALYEPTAVLELPDGRVAVGHDDIRDFYTHALAAHRPVRAGIPRRPLVRGDLALTTTVLPMSAGAGGATCEVARRQPDGTWRWIIDRPTVR, encoded by the coding sequence ATGTCCACGCCGTCGCCGCTCCGGTCAGCCCCTCCCGCCGCCCCCCGCACTCCTGACGAGCTGAGCACGCAGCTCGTCGACCGCCTCACCGCCCGCGACGTCGACGGGGTGGTCGCCCTGTACGAGCCGACGGCTGTGCTGGAGCTCCCCGACGGCCGCGTCGCCGTCGGTCACGACGACATCCGTGACTTCTACACACACGCGCTCGCCGCGCACCGGCCCGTGCGTGCCGGCATCCCGCGACGTCCGCTCGTGCGCGGCGACCTGGCGCTGACGACGACGGTCCTCCCGATGAGCGCCGGGGCGGGCGGCGCCACGTGCGAGGTCGCGCGCCGACAGCCCGACGGCACGTGGCGGTGGATCATCGACCGGCCGACGGTGCGGTGA
- a CDS encoding FAD-dependent oxidoreductase: MTTSPDPTRRVDVVVIGAGQAGLSAAYHLKRLGASFVVLDANPAPGGAWQHRWRSLTMSDVHGIAMLPGLDVPERVNDEPARTFVPAYYAAYEARFDLPVVRPVRVLRVEDAEASAGSRSSAGAPASTSETAGRDLLVRTDVGTWRAPAVINATGTWERPFWPSYPGGSSFRGRQLHTVDYEGPEAMAGLDVVVVGGGASAVQILGEVAPVTASTTWVTRREPVWRVGEFNPDAGRDAAALVEDRVRRGLPPQSVVSVTGLMLRPQEQRAAAMGAYDRHPMFTRIEPDGVRMADWSFRHADVIVWATGFRAALGHLAPLHLREDTGGVRLVAREDAHTPTTAARDHRVQLVGYGPSASTIGANRAGRVAARSAMRVVASRAAAA; the protein is encoded by the coding sequence GTGACCACCTCCCCGGACCCCACGCGCCGCGTCGACGTCGTCGTCATCGGTGCGGGGCAGGCAGGGCTGTCGGCGGCGTACCACCTGAAGCGCCTCGGCGCCTCGTTCGTCGTCCTCGACGCCAACCCTGCACCGGGTGGCGCGTGGCAGCACCGCTGGCGGAGCCTGACGATGAGCGACGTCCACGGCATCGCGATGCTCCCCGGTCTCGACGTCCCCGAGCGGGTCAACGACGAGCCGGCGCGCACGTTCGTACCGGCGTACTACGCGGCGTACGAGGCGCGGTTCGACCTCCCGGTCGTACGCCCGGTCCGGGTGCTCCGGGTCGAGGACGCCGAGGCATCGGCGGGGTCTCGATCCTCCGCTGGCGCTCCGGCCTCGACCAGCGAGACCGCTGGTCGCGACCTCCTCGTCCGCACTGACGTCGGCACCTGGCGCGCCCCCGCCGTCATCAACGCGACCGGGACGTGGGAGCGGCCGTTCTGGCCGTCGTACCCCGGAGGGTCGTCGTTCCGCGGGCGGCAGCTGCACACCGTCGACTACGAGGGCCCTGAGGCGATGGCCGGGCTCGACGTCGTCGTCGTCGGCGGCGGCGCGTCCGCCGTCCAGATCCTAGGCGAGGTCGCACCGGTCACCGCGTCGACGACGTGGGTGACGCGCCGCGAGCCGGTCTGGCGCGTCGGCGAGTTCAACCCCGATGCCGGCCGCGACGCGGCGGCGCTGGTCGAGGACCGCGTACGGCGTGGGTTGCCGCCGCAGAGCGTCGTCAGCGTCACCGGTCTGATGCTGCGGCCGCAGGAGCAGCGCGCGGCCGCGATGGGCGCGTACGACCGGCACCCGATGTTCACGCGGATCGAGCCGGACGGGGTGCGGATGGCGGACTGGTCGTTCCGGCACGCCGACGTGATCGTGTGGGCGACCGGGTTCCGCGCGGCGCTCGGACATCTCGCCCCGCTGCACCTGCGCGAGGACACCGGCGGCGTACGCCTCGTCGCTCGTGAGGACGCCCACACCCCGACGACGGCGGCGCGCGACCACCGCGTGCAGCTCGTCGGGTACGGCCCGTCGGCGTCGACCATCGGCGCGAACCGCGCGGGACGCGTCGCGGCGCGCTCGGCGATGCGCGTCGTCGCGTCCCGGGCTGCAGCAGCCTGA
- the kdpC gene encoding potassium-transporting ATPase subunit KdpC, producing the protein MATTTSPARDTDATPGRGPLGAGLIRQTATGLRLLLVLTVILGVAYPAAVWAVAQVVANGRANGQIVEVDGSPVGSAIIGQAFDDPALFHSRPSATEYDGLASAASNLGPSNPDLLASIEERRNAVAAEEGVAPADVPADAITASGSGLDPHISPAYADIQAARVAEANGLSDATVHRLITEYTAGRALGVLGEEGVNVLLLNIAIRDAVTD; encoded by the coding sequence ATGGCCACCACCACCTCACCCGCCCGGGACACCGATGCGACCCCGGGGCGGGGCCCGCTCGGTGCCGGACTGATCCGCCAGACCGCGACCGGCCTTCGGCTGCTGCTCGTTCTGACCGTCATCCTCGGCGTCGCGTACCCGGCGGCCGTCTGGGCCGTCGCCCAGGTCGTCGCGAACGGCCGTGCGAACGGTCAGATCGTCGAGGTCGACGGCTCACCGGTCGGCTCCGCGATCATCGGTCAGGCCTTCGACGACCCCGCGCTGTTCCACTCGCGCCCGTCGGCGACGGAGTACGACGGCCTGGCGAGCGCGGCGAGCAACCTCGGTCCGTCCAACCCGGACCTCCTCGCCTCGATCGAGGAGCGTCGCAACGCCGTCGCCGCGGAGGAGGGCGTCGCACCGGCCGACGTCCCCGCCGACGCGATCACGGCCTCGGGCTCGGGTCTGGACCCGCACATCTCTCCCGCGTACGCCGACATCCAGGCCGCGCGCGTCGCCGAGGCGAACGGGTTGAGCGACGCGACCGTGCACCGCCTCATCACCGAGTACACGGCCGGGCGGGCCTTGGGCGTGCTCGGCGAGGAGGGCGTCAACGTCCTGCTCCTGAACATCGCGATCCGCGACGCTGTGACGGACTGA
- a CDS encoding VOC family protein yields MTGPHSDPEHLAFVHLHHVQLAIPAGGEDACRAFWVGLLGMHELEKPPELAARGGCWFRSGGIEVHLGVEKEFAPARKAHPGFLVARIDDVAERLTAGGVDVRWDDAFPGHRRFYADDPFGNRLEFLQPLG; encoded by the coding sequence ATGACCGGTCCGCACTCCGACCCCGAGCACCTCGCGTTCGTCCACCTGCACCACGTCCAGCTCGCGATCCCCGCCGGTGGGGAGGACGCGTGCCGCGCGTTCTGGGTCGGCCTGCTCGGGATGCACGAGCTCGAGAAACCGCCGGAGCTCGCGGCACGCGGGGGATGCTGGTTCCGCTCGGGCGGCATCGAGGTCCACCTGGGTGTCGAGAAGGAGTTCGCGCCCGCACGCAAGGCGCACCCGGGGTTCCTGGTCGCGCGGATCGACGACGTCGCGGAACGGCTGACGGCCGGTGGCGTCGACGTGCGGTGGGACGACGCGTTCCCCGGCCACCGTCGCTTCTATGCGGATGACCCGTTCGGCAACCGGCTCGAGTTCCTGCAGCCGCTCGGCTGA
- a CDS encoding YdeI/OmpD-associated family protein: MIVPDDLAAAFDTVPGSREQYESFTPGQRKQVLRWLVDAKRPATREKRITEAVRLAAEGVPANNR, from the coding sequence TTGATCGTCCCGGACGACCTCGCCGCAGCGTTCGATACGGTCCCTGGCTCGCGGGAGCAGTACGAGTCCTTCACTCCCGGCCAGCGCAAGCAGGTCCTGCGCTGGCTGGTCGACGCGAAGCGACCGGCGACCCGCGAGAAGCGGATCACCGAGGCGGTGCGCCTCGCTGCCGAGGGAGTCCCCGCCAACAACCGGTGA
- a CDS encoding YdeI/OmpD-associated family protein, whose protein sequence is MSSFQDAPRLPVTSPGQWRDWLAEHHDDPDPGVWIVWERTAAARSVSYEELIEEALAYGWIDGQAATLDDEHSMMWMTRRRRGSVWSRLSKERVARVVESGRMTRRDRRRSTARRLTARGRSSTASRP, encoded by the coding sequence ATGAGCAGCTTCCAAGACGCGCCGCGCCTGCCGGTCACCTCGCCCGGGCAGTGGCGCGACTGGTTGGCCGAGCACCACGACGACCCCGATCCTGGCGTGTGGATCGTGTGGGAACGGACGGCGGCGGCGCGCAGCGTGTCGTACGAGGAGCTCATCGAGGAGGCGCTCGCGTACGGCTGGATCGACGGTCAGGCGGCCACGCTCGACGACGAGCACTCGATGATGTGGATGACGCGCCGTCGGCGTGGCTCGGTGTGGAGCCGCCTGTCGAAGGAGCGAGTCGCCCGCGTGGTCGAGTCCGGGCGCATGACCCGGCGGGACAGGCGGCGATCGACCGCGCGAAGGCTGACGGCTCGTGGACGATCCTCGACAGCGTCGAGGCCTTGA
- a CDS encoding response regulator: MTVVLAVDDDPAILRTLRINLRARDYEVETAGDGRSALQAVEDRVPDVILLDLGLPDLSGVAVIRRVRATSRVPIVVLSARHESDDKVEALDAGADDYVTKPFGMEELLARVRAAVRRGGLAEVPASAVTIGRLVLDPDDGTATRDGAEIHLTPTEWRIVSTLLRRSGRLVRQAELLREVWGPAYEKETHYLRVYMAQIRRKLEDDAANPQHFVTEPGLGYRFVP, translated from the coding sequence ATGACGGTCGTGCTCGCGGTCGACGACGACCCGGCGATCCTTCGCACGCTGCGCATCAACCTGCGGGCTCGCGACTACGAGGTGGAGACGGCCGGGGACGGCCGGTCGGCGCTGCAGGCTGTCGAGGACCGGGTACCTGACGTGATCCTTCTCGACCTCGGCCTCCCGGACCTCAGCGGCGTGGCAGTGATCCGGCGGGTCCGCGCGACGAGCAGGGTGCCGATCGTGGTGCTCTCGGCCCGGCACGAGTCCGACGACAAGGTCGAGGCGCTCGACGCGGGTGCCGACGACTACGTGACGAAGCCGTTCGGGATGGAGGAGCTCTTGGCCCGGGTGCGCGCCGCCGTCCGGCGTGGTGGCCTCGCCGAAGTCCCCGCCTCGGCGGTGACGATCGGCCGGCTTGTCCTCGACCCGGACGACGGCACCGCGACGAGGGACGGAGCAGAGATCCACCTCACCCCCACGGAGTGGAGGATCGTCAGCACGCTGCTCAGGCGATCTGGCCGCCTCGTGCGCCAGGCGGAGCTGCTGCGAGAGGTTTGGGGACCGGCGTACGAGAAGGAGACCCACTATCTGCGTGTCTACATGGCGCAGATCCGTCGCAAGCTCGAGGACGACGCTGCGAACCCGCAGCACTTCGTGACCGAGCCGGGCCTGGGCTACCGCTTCGTCCCCTGA
- a CDS encoding sensor histidine kinase produces MDHPPTRRGRLRVYLGAAPGVGKTYRMLDEGRRRTDRGTDVVVAYVETHGRKHTAEQLDGLEVVPRRAVAYGGSSYEELDLDAVIARRPEVALVDELAHTNVPGVEHTKRWEDVVTLLDHGIDVVTTVNVQHLESLNDVVEAITGVRQRETVPDQVVRDADAIELVDMSPQSLRRRLAHGNVYAADKVDAALSRYFREGNLSALRELALLWVADRVDEGMTRYRQEHRIDSTWPTRERIVVAVTGGPESPTLLRRAALIAGRTAGGEWMAVYVTRGDGLTSTSPDQLARQHTMVHDMGGSFHTVVADDVATGILEFARAENASQILIGASRRARWSAALRPGVGERVIAGSGDVDVHIVSHGEAGRGTRNRQRRPDLGTRRTVLGYVLGVLAPAVATFVLLSTADLHDLTLESMVMLSVVVVVALVGGLVPALLAAALSALLLNWYFVSPTQTLTIAGGQYVAVIAVFVVVGVAVASVVDLAAGRAAQARRASTEADALAVLSHSLLRAGESLPALLAQATEVFGMRGAAILARHGDDAWTTVVAHGDAPSSVSASDVDVPIDETTTLVLRGRTLAASERRLVTAYAAHAGVVGERLRAAEEQARAHELAEADRTRTALLAAVSHDLRSPLAAVKAAVTSLRNEDIVWSDEDEADLLMTIEESADRLDALVENLLDMSRLRTGALSVLLTDVDLVEVVHRAVGPLSEAPRIDVRVDPGMPLAYADPGLLERVLANLCENALKHTVGRVTVQGSAHTELGGRATTCIRVVDHGPGVEPEAYDRLFAPFQRLGDVPQGDGVGLGLAVARGLTEAMSGTLEVDETPGGGLTFVVTLPQAKAPDAAAVQVPDEGEEDPR; encoded by the coding sequence ATGGACCACCCGCCCACGCGTCGCGGGCGGCTCCGGGTCTATCTCGGTGCCGCGCCCGGCGTAGGGAAGACGTACCGGATGCTCGACGAGGGCCGCCGCCGCACCGATCGCGGCACCGACGTCGTCGTCGCGTACGTCGAGACCCACGGCCGCAAGCACACCGCCGAGCAGCTCGACGGCCTCGAGGTCGTCCCCCGTCGGGCCGTCGCGTACGGGGGCTCCTCGTACGAGGAGCTCGATCTCGACGCGGTGATCGCGCGACGGCCCGAGGTCGCCCTCGTCGACGAGCTCGCACACACCAACGTGCCCGGGGTCGAGCACACGAAGCGCTGGGAGGACGTCGTCACCCTGCTCGACCACGGCATCGACGTCGTCACCACCGTGAACGTGCAGCACCTCGAGTCGCTGAACGACGTCGTCGAGGCCATCACCGGCGTACGCCAGCGCGAGACCGTGCCCGACCAGGTGGTGCGCGACGCCGATGCCATCGAGCTCGTCGACATGAGCCCGCAGTCGTTGCGGCGTCGCCTCGCCCACGGCAACGTCTACGCCGCCGACAAGGTCGACGCGGCGCTCTCCCGCTACTTCCGCGAGGGCAACCTGTCGGCGTTGCGCGAGCTCGCGCTGCTGTGGGTCGCCGACCGGGTCGACGAAGGAATGACCCGGTACCGGCAGGAGCACCGCATCGACTCCACCTGGCCGACCCGAGAACGCATCGTCGTGGCGGTCACCGGAGGTCCGGAGTCGCCGACCCTGCTCCGCCGTGCCGCTCTGATCGCCGGCCGGACAGCGGGCGGGGAGTGGATGGCCGTCTACGTCACTCGCGGCGACGGTCTGACGAGCACCTCGCCGGACCAGCTCGCCCGACAGCACACGATGGTGCACGACATGGGCGGCAGCTTCCACACCGTCGTCGCCGACGACGTCGCCACCGGGATCCTCGAGTTCGCCCGCGCGGAGAACGCCTCCCAGATCCTGATCGGCGCGTCACGCCGGGCGCGATGGTCGGCCGCACTTCGGCCCGGCGTCGGCGAGCGCGTGATCGCCGGTTCGGGCGACGTCGACGTCCACATCGTCAGCCACGGCGAGGCGGGCCGCGGAACGCGCAACCGTCAGCGCCGCCCCGACCTCGGCACGCGGCGTACGGTGCTGGGCTACGTCCTCGGCGTGCTCGCACCGGCAGTCGCGACCTTCGTGCTGCTGTCCACCGCTGACCTTCACGACCTCACGCTCGAGTCGATGGTCATGCTGAGCGTCGTCGTGGTCGTGGCACTCGTAGGCGGCCTGGTGCCCGCCCTGCTCGCCGCGGCACTGTCCGCCCTGCTCCTCAACTGGTACTTCGTGTCTCCGACGCAGACGCTGACGATCGCCGGCGGTCAGTACGTCGCGGTGATCGCCGTCTTCGTCGTCGTGGGCGTGGCGGTCGCATCCGTCGTCGACCTTGCGGCCGGCCGCGCGGCGCAGGCACGACGCGCATCGACCGAGGCAGACGCCCTCGCGGTGCTGTCGCACAGCCTGCTGCGGGCCGGCGAGAGCCTCCCGGCCCTCCTCGCCCAGGCGACGGAGGTCTTCGGGATGCGCGGTGCCGCGATCCTGGCGAGGCACGGCGACGACGCCTGGACCACCGTCGTCGCACACGGCGACGCTCCCTCGTCGGTCAGCGCGTCCGACGTCGACGTGCCGATCGACGAGACCACGACGCTGGTCCTGCGTGGGCGGACCCTGGCCGCCTCAGAACGACGGCTCGTCACGGCGTACGCCGCCCATGCCGGGGTCGTGGGCGAGCGGCTGCGGGCGGCGGAGGAGCAAGCCCGGGCCCACGAGCTTGCCGAGGCCGACCGGACCCGTACGGCGCTGCTGGCCGCGGTCTCGCACGACCTGCGGAGCCCGCTGGCCGCGGTCAAAGCAGCGGTCACGAGCCTCCGCAACGAGGACATCGTGTGGTCGGACGAGGACGAGGCCGACCTGTTGATGACGATCGAGGAGTCGGCCGACCGGCTCGACGCCCTCGTCGAGAACCTGCTCGACATGAGCCGGCTGCGGACCGGTGCGCTCAGCGTGCTGCTGACCGACGTCGACCTTGTCGAGGTGGTGCACCGCGCGGTCGGTCCGCTCTCGGAGGCGCCTCGCATCGACGTGCGAGTCGACCCCGGTATGCCTCTCGCGTACGCGGATCCGGGGCTCCTCGAGCGGGTCCTCGCGAACCTGTGCGAGAACGCGCTCAAGCACACCGTCGGGCGCGTGACGGTCCAGGGCTCGGCGCACACGGAGCTCGGCGGTCGAGCGACAACGTGCATCCGCGTCGTCGACCACGGGCCAGGGGTCGAACCGGAGGCGTACGACCGGCTCTTCGCCCCCTTCCAGCGGCTCGGTGACGTCCCGCAAGGAGATGGCGTCGGGCTCGGCCTCGCCGTGGCCCGCGGCCTGACCGAGGCGATGTCGGGCACGCTCGAGGTCGATGAGACACCAGGCGGCGGTCTGACGTTCGTCGTGACCCTGCCGCAGGCGAAGGCACCGGACGCCGCGGCCGTACAGGTCCCCGACGAGGGCGAGGAGGACCCGCGATGA